In Rhizobium sp. WSM4643, the following are encoded in one genomic region:
- a CDS encoding GntR family transcriptional regulator, with product MARQNTVFKEAYNRYAAALRRDSALPSEPEIAAQLGVSRSTARAILTRLSEEGIIRWNKRQKIVLRQPTDHDLFPSEETDSLHDIIERSFMQRILADDAAPGMQINELELAREIGTGTTSVREFLIRFSRFGLIEKRPNSHWTLKGFTREFALELADVREMFELHSAAEFGRLPRDNQSWADLATIRDEHHTMLADINHRFKDFSVLDERFHLLIHRASKNRFIADFYDAIAIVFHYHYQWNKTAARARNERAIHEHLDYIAALESGDQAAIETACRAHLHSARQTLLQSLPQIATESA from the coding sequence GTGGCAAGGCAGAATACGGTTTTCAAGGAAGCCTACAACAGGTATGCCGCAGCGCTGCGCAGGGATAGCGCACTGCCCTCGGAGCCGGAGATCGCCGCCCAGCTCGGCGTCAGCCGCTCGACGGCGCGCGCCATCCTGACGCGGCTCAGCGAAGAAGGCATCATCCGCTGGAACAAGCGCCAGAAGATCGTGCTGCGCCAACCCACCGACCATGACCTCTTTCCCTCCGAAGAAACCGACTCTCTCCATGATATCATCGAGCGCAGCTTCATGCAGCGCATCCTTGCCGATGATGCCGCCCCCGGCATGCAGATCAACGAGCTGGAGCTCGCCCGCGAAATCGGCACCGGCACAACAAGCGTGCGCGAATTCCTGATCCGCTTCTCCCGCTTCGGCCTCATCGAGAAACGGCCGAACAGCCACTGGACGCTCAAAGGCTTCACCCGCGAATTCGCCCTCGAACTTGCCGATGTGCGCGAGATGTTCGAGCTGCATTCCGCCGCCGAATTCGGCCGGCTTCCCAGGGATAATCAGAGCTGGGCCGATCTTGCCACTATCCGCGACGAACATCACACCATGCTTGCCGACATCAACCACCGCTTCAAGGATTTTTCCGTTCTCGACGAGCGCTTCCACTTGCTGATCCACCGCGCCTCGAAGAACCGCTTCATCGCCGATTTCTACGACGCCATCGCCATCGTCTTCCACTATCACTACCAGTGGAACAAGACCGCCGCCCGCGCGCGCAATGAGCGAGCCATCCACGAACATCTGGATTATATCGCAGCGCTGGAATCCGGCGATCAGGCGGCGATCGAAACCGCCTGCCGCGCGCATCTGCATTCCGCCCGCCAGACCCTGCTGCAATCCCTGCCGCAGATCGCGACGGAGAGCGCGTGA